A portion of the Cryptomeria japonica chromosome 5, Sugi_1.0, whole genome shotgun sequence genome contains these proteins:
- the LOC131050964 gene encoding receptor-like protein 19 isoform X1, translating to MKMGLGIWVVLLLLPIICCSACFEDERKSLLDFKKGLNFTSSYRKLESWRGLNCCAWEGVGCHPRTAHVLSLDLHFFEWSEIRGRLFQLLNLEHLDLSENNLTMAGDTLLRSIASLTNLTTITMASCGLSGEIPPSFANLSRLQRLDLSGNSLRGKIPAFGGSLPLSEFYLSDNNLEGSLPSSLGGKLNGTIPSTLSNISTLWVLYLHDNSLIGPIPTSFGKLSKLGYLDLSNNRLNGTFSFFILNNCPKLDLLDLSGNMLTIKVNTSVIPKFQLTCLALHQCNIRGNFPTFVSTQYVIEYLDLSNNSLSGFIPNWLWEITSLFHIDLSNNLFDGSIPKYVDLDFLSLAKNNLSGSILDSIFESESLSILDLSNNRLSGRIPQCLKNCANLSTLNLEKNNLNGMIPNLCKRMSSLEVLKLGDNALEGQVTSWLGNCKSLKILDLRNNNLQGNISDWIKRLHNLQVLSLKNNKFNDEIPLQLNKLQNLQILDLSNNNFLGSIPIDFMKLTAMANQSENKETLQQEYRFNNIYENYYYVDEIIVKNKGRDMEFAKILRLVKCLDLSNNNLSGNIPKNIGSLKGLVILNISRNNFNGEIPKFIGDMILLESLDLSQNKLSGAIPTELQFLTSLSYFDVSYNYLSGMIPQGGQMMTFDSAYFSNNLGLCGLQIYVSCLSNPPDSPKEHEENDEDIEDDIWWDVGMATGYVISFSIVMGMLWVNKTCSIMCFKFMDGIIIGLFQTM from the exons ATGAAAATGGGTTTGGGCATTTGGGTGGTGTTGCTGCTGTTGCCTATTATCTGCTGCTCTGCATGTTTTGAAGACGAGAGAAAATCTCTATTGGATTTCAAGAAAGGCCTTAACTTCACTTCCTCTTATCGCAAGTTGGAATCGTGGAGAGGGTTGAACTGCTGCGCTTGGGAGGGAGTGGGCTGCCACCCACGCACTGCCCATGTCCTCTCCTTAGATCTTCACTTCTTTGAATGGAGTGAAATTCGAGGGAGGCTATTCCAACTGCTAAATTTGGAGCACTTGGACCTCTCTGAGAATAATCTTACTATGGCAGGAGATACTTTGTTGCGGAGCATTGCCTCTCTCACCAATCTCACAACAATTACCATGGCAAGTTGTGGACTATCTGGAGAAATTCCTCCCTCCTTTGCGAATCTCTCACGGCTTCAACGGTTGGACCTTTCAGGAAACTCATTAAGAGGTAAGATCCCGGCCTTTGGTGGATCTCTGCCTTTGTCAGAGTTTTATCTTTCTGATAATAATTTGGAAGGTTCTCTCCCCTCATCTTTAGGTGGC AAATTAAATGGTACCATTCCATCTACTCTGAGTAATATCTCAACCTTGTGGGTGCTCTATCTGCACGATAATTCTTTGATTGGTCCAATCCCAACTTCCTTTGGTAAGCTATCCAAGCTAGGGTATCTTGACTTGTCCAACAACAGGTTGAATGGAactttctcattttttattttgaaCAATTGCCCCAAACTTGATCTTTTGGATCTCTCAGGCAATATGTTGACCATCAAAGTGAACACCTCTGTCATTCCCAAATTTCAACTTACCTGCTTAGCTTTGCATCAATGTAATATTAGAGGAAATTTTCCCACATTTGTTTCAACTCAATATGTCATTGAATACTTAGATTTGTCAAATAACTCTCTCAGTGGCTTTATTCCAAATTGGCTTTGGGAAATCACATCCCTTTTTCACATAGACTTGTCAAATAACTTATTTGATGGTTCAATCCCAAAATATGTAGATCTTGATTTTCTATCATTGGCAAAAAATAATCTTAGTGGTTCTATTTTAGATTCTATTTTTGAATCGGAGAGTTTGAGTATTTTAGACTTGTCAAATAATAGATTAAGTGGTAGGATTCCCCAGTGTCTAAAGAACTGCGCTAATTTGTCTACATTGAATctagagaaaaataatttaaatgggATGATACCAAATCTATGTAAGAGAATGAGTTCTCTTGAGGTATTGAAATTAGGAGACAATGCACTTGAAGGGCAAGTTACATCGTGGCTTGGAAACTGTAAGAGTCTAAAAATTCTTGATTTGCGAAATAATAATTTGCAAGGAAACATTTCAGATTGGATTAAAAGATTGCACAATCTCCAAGTTTtaagtttaaaaaataataaatttaacgATGAAATTCCATTGCAATTAAATAAGCtgcaaaatcttcaaattttggacttgtcaaacaataattttttaGGGTCTATTCCAATTGACTTTATGAAGTTAACTGCAATGGCAAATCAATCAGAAAACAAAGAGACCCTTCAACAAGAATATAGATTTAACAATATTTATGAAAACTATTATTATGTAGATGAAATAATAGTTAAGAATAAAGGACGAGATATGGAGTTTGCAAAAATTCTAAGATTAGTAAAATGTCTCGACCTCTCTAACAATAATTTGTCTGGTAACATTCCTAAAAATATTGGATCACTCAAAGGTTTAGTTATTCTCAACATTTCAAGAAATAATTTCAATGGAGAGATTCCTAAATTCATTGGAGATATGATACTGTTGGAATCGCTTGATCTTTCACAAAACAAACTATCTGGGGCTATTCCTACTGAATTGCAATTTCTCACATCCTTAAGTTACTTTGATGTGTCTTATAATTACCTATCAGGGATGATACCACAAGGAGGACAAATGATGACATTTGATTCAGCATACTTCTCCAACAATTTAGGCCTATGTGGCCTACAAATCTATGTGTCATGCTTAAGTAACCCGCCTGATTCTCCAAAGGaacatgaagaaaatgatgagGATATAGAGGATGATATATGGTGGGATGTAGGAATGGCAACAGGTTATGTAATTAGCTTTTCAATTGTAATGGGAATGTTGTGGGTTAACAAAACCTGTAGCATCATGTGCTTCAAATTCATGGATGGTATTATAATTGGCCTATTCCAAACAATGTGA
- the LOC131050964 gene encoding receptor-like protein 47 isoform X2, with protein MKMGLGIWVVLLLLPIICCSACFEDERKSLLDFKKGLNFTSSYRKLESWRGLNCCAWEGVGCHPRTAHVLSLDLHFFEWSEIRGRLFQLLNLEHLDLSENNLTMAGDTLLRSIASLTNLTTITMASCGLSGEIPPSFANLSRLQRLDLSGNSLRGMIPQGGQMMTFDSAYFSNNLGLCGLQIYVSCLSNPPDSPKEHEENDEDIEDDIWWDVGMATGYVISFSIVMGMLWVNKTCSIMCFKFMDGIIIGLFQTM; from the exons ATGAAAATGGGTTTGGGCATTTGGGTGGTGTTGCTGCTGTTGCCTATTATCTGCTGCTCTGCATGTTTTGAAGACGAGAGAAAATCTCTATTGGATTTCAAGAAAGGCCTTAACTTCACTTCCTCTTATCGCAAGTTGGAATCGTGGAGAGGGTTGAACTGCTGCGCTTGGGAGGGAGTGGGCTGCCACCCACGCACTGCCCATGTCCTCTCCTTAGATCTTCACTTCTTTGAATGGAGTGAAATTCGAGGGAGGCTATTCCAACTGCTAAATTTGGAGCACTTGGACCTCTCTGAGAATAATCTTACTATGGCAGGAGATACTTTGTTGCGGAGCATTGCCTCTCTCACCAATCTCACAACAATTACCATGGCAAGTTGTGGACTATCTGGAGAAATTCCTCCCTCCTTTGCGAATCTCTCACGGCTTCAACGGTTGGACCTTTCAGGAAACTCATTAAGAG GGATGATACCACAAGGAGGACAAATGATGACATTTGATTCAGCATACTTCTCCAACAATTTAGGCCTATGTGGCCTACAAATCTATGTGTCATGCTTAAGTAACCCGCCTGATTCTCCAAAGGaacatgaagaaaatgatgagGATATAGAGGATGATATATGGTGGGATGTAGGAATGGCAACAGGTTATGTAATTAGCTTTTCAATTGTAATGGGAATGTTGTGGGTTAACAAAACCTGTAGCATCATGTGCTTCAAATTCATGGATGGTATTATAATTGGCCTATTCCAAACAATGTGA